A window of Symphalangus syndactylus isolate Jambi chromosome 24, NHGRI_mSymSyn1-v2.1_pri, whole genome shotgun sequence contains these coding sequences:
- the LOC129474722 gene encoding small ribosomal subunit protein uS13-like, translated as MSLVTPEKFQHILRVLNTNIDGRRKIAFAITAIKGVGRRYAHVVLRKADIHLTKRAGELTEDEVERVITVMQNPRQYKIPDWFLNRQKDVKDGKYSQVLANGLDNKLREDLERLKKIRAHRGLRHFRGLRVRGQHTKTTGRRGRTVGVSKKK; from the coding sequence ATGTCTCTAGTGACCCCTGAAAAGTTCCAGCATATTTTGCGAGTACTCAACACCAACATCGATGGGCGGCGGAAAATAGCCTTTGCCATCACTGCCATTAAGGGTGTGGGCCGAAGATATGCTCATGTGGTCTTGAGGAAAGCAGACATTCACCTCACCAAGAGGGCGGGAGAACTCACTGAGGATGAGGTGGAACGTGTGATCACCGTCATGCAGAATCCACGCCAGTACAAGATCCCAGACTGGTTCTTGAACAGACAGAAGGATGTAAAGGATGGAAAATATAGCCAGGTCCTAGCCAATGGTCTGGACAACAAGCTCCGGGAAGACCTGGAGCGACTGAAGAAGATTCGGGCCCATAGAGGGCTGCGTCACTTCCGGGGCCTTCGTGTCCGAGGCCAGCACACCAAGACCACTGGCCGCCGTGGCCGCACTGTGGGTGTGTCCAAGAAGAAATAA
- the ID1 gene encoding DNA-binding protein inhibitor ID-1, whose product MKVASGSTAAAAAGPSCALKAGKTAGGAGEVVRCLSEQSVAISRCAGGAGARLPALLDEQQVNVLLYDMNGCYSRLKELVPTLPQNRKVSKVEILQHVIDYIRDLQLELNSESEVGTPGGRGLPVRAPLSTLNGEISALTAEAACVPADDRILCR is encoded by the exons ATGAAAGTCGCCAGTGGCagcaccgccgccgccgccgcgggccCCAGCTGCGCGCTGAAGGCCGGCAAGACAGCGGGCGGCGCGGGCGAGGTGGTGCGCTGCCTGTCTGAGCAGAGTGTGGCCATCTCGCGCTGCGCCGGGGGCGCCGGGGCGCGCCTGCCTGCCCTGCTGGACGAGCAGCAGGTGAACGTCCTGCTCTACGACATGAACGGCTGCTACTCACGCCTCAAGGAGCTGGTGCCCACCCTGCCCCAGAACCGCAAGGTGAGCAAGGTGGAGATTCTCCAGCACGTCATCGACTACATCAGGGACTTGCAGTTGGAGCTGAACTCGGAATCCGAAGTCGGGACCCCCGGGGGCCGAGGGCTGCCGGTCCGGGCTCCGCTCAGCACTCTAAACGGCGAGATCAGCGCCCTGACGGCCGAG GCGGCATGCGTTCCTGCGGACGATCGCATCTTGTGTCGCTGA